CGTTCATGGAAAAAGGGTTGCACGATGGAATCACCAGGATGCTCTTGCCGTCGGCTATCCTGCCCTTGCGCTCCAAATCCTTCAAAACCACCACCATCCTGGCGCAGATATATTGTTGCTGAATCTCGTCACCTCGCATGGCACCCACTATGGCAAGCGTCTTCTCGCCGCTGCCAAAGAGGAAACCGTCAATATTGAAATCGTCACGATAAGGTGACTTCATGCTGAATAATGTCTCTTTCTTCATCTCGAATTATAAAAAATCTCACTCAGTACAAAAACTTCTAATTTTCATGATAAATTCTCGCCATGAGCGAACCTTCGTAAACGATAGGATAAGCCCGGATGGTAAACAGATAGCCATCTACCGGCGAAATGACGCGACTCAGAATCTTGCCCGTCAGCGGTTCCACAATCTGTCCTATCTCCTGCGATTTCTCTACCATGAATCCACATTTCAACTCTGTGATAAAGATGCCCGATGTCTCGGCATTCAGAAATTCCACCTTGTTGCCTTTGCATACAATGGAATCTGCCAGATGGTCGGCAGGCGCTTCACCCTTCCACATCCCCATCTCGTGCATCAGATGCAGGATGCCGTCGCGCAGACGGAAACACATGGAATGATTGATGCGCTCGCCTACTCCCATTTCTACTACCAGACATTTGGTACCGGTGGAATTGAGCGAATGTGCCAGCGTAGCCTCCAGCACGGTGGCTGCATCGTGAACCCAAACGAAATCTACACCCATTTCCTGTGCCAGCGGCACCAGTTCCTTCTCGTTCAAAACATTGATGCGAACCTGAGGAGTTTCCCTAAGATAGAGGTTACTGGAGTGAACGTCAATAACCAGGTCGGCACCTTTCAGATCTTCGATGATGGAATAGGCTGCCTGTTCTGCCATCGTTCCGTTCTTATCACCCGGAAAGATGCGGTTCATATCGAGGTCGAAGTTTGGGATTCCCCGTTGTATGGTGTCAATACCCAGAGGGTTGAGGGCGGGATAGATTTCCACCGTTCCATCCAGGTTTTCCTGTTGTTCGTTCAGCAGTCGGGCCATGAGATAGCACACCATCTGGCCTTCCAGTTCATCGCCGTGAGTTCCCGTCACGATGCAGATTCTCTTCTTTCCTTCACCATTGCTGATGATGTTTTTTCTGATGAGGTATCTCTCGTTTACGGGAAGCTCTGTTGATACAATCGTCTTAATCATATTTCAGCTTTCTCTCTTACTTCTTAGTTATGTTACTATTTTTTCTTTTTTGCCTTGCCATTATATTTCTTTCAGCAATACACTTACTTCCGTATTCTGCAGGGCATTTCCCATATAAATGCCACGACTCACAGGGCAATCGGATGCATCCCTGCCATGAGCCAGCTTTACGTATCCCAGCTTCATCTCCACATCGTTGGTAGGATCGAATCCATACCAGGCATGTCCGTCACAGGCCTCTACCCAGGCATGCGTCTCTCCTTCGCCTTCCATGAATCCACAGGCATAACGAGCCGGAATACCCCGGAGTCTGCAGAGGGAAATCATCAGATGAGCAAAGTCCTGACAAACACCCTGATGGGTCTTGATGAGTTCAGATACCGGCGTATCGGATGTCGTTACATCGGGTACATAACTCATCGTTTCATGAACGAAATGGCAGATGCTGAGGGCTGTCTGAAGCGGATGGCTTGCTTTTTCTAAATTAGAATCTCCCAGAGAAGAAGCCTCAGCCAGTGCTTCCTCCACCTGTTCTTGGGAAAGATACGTAAGCGGCGTAGGCTCCCGATACGCCATCAGGGGGATGGCATCCAGCGGCACCTGGTAATCGCTCATACTCACGATGCCCGTACTCACCGTGACCAGCGAACTGTGCGGTTCATGCTCGCAGCCATACACGATACGATTACCCAGTTGGTCAGTGCCCCGTTGAATATGAAACGAGGGAGGAAGCAGCAGATGCTCTTCCTCTATGTTCATATAGGCTCCCTGTGCGGGTTGTGCCCGCAGCAGGATAGCATGCCGGCTTACTGGCTGATTGAAGCCGACCACGGTCTGGTAATTATAAATGTATTTCTTCATACACGCACCAATTGGTTGATGTATTTGATTAACTTGAATTTATATTCCTGGTCATCGAGGTTGAAGTGCTCTTCCGTAATCAGAGCATCCAGCTGGTGAACCATGTTCTCATCCAGGATATCCAGATGATCTTCTACGCAATATCTCTTCAGAGATTCGTAGGCGAGTGCCACACGGCGGAAAGGATAGCCGAAACGGATAAGAATATCAAGATTCTCCACGTTTCTACCTATCATCACGATGTTCAGAGCATTATGATTCTGGATGCGCTGTTCTGCTGAGCCCCAGAAAGCAAGCGACCAGTCGATGACAGGCTGCAGAGAAGCGAGTTGCTTATCGTTCTGCTCCTTGCATCGCTTCATCAAGGCAACGCTCATCTCCAGATAACTCAGCGTCTCCGACATGATGTCTTCGCGCAACAAAATAGCATTATCCATCGCACATTCTTGGGCAGAAATCACCGAACTCGGATTGTTCTCATCATAGAGCATGCCGAGGATAAACTCGTCGTTGGTCTTGTAATTACCCATGGCATCCAACTTAGTCCATACGGCATGATAAGCCTCCGGACTTCCGTCTATCATCTCATCGCAACATTTATTGAGCTGATGCAATGTAAGATAAACTCTCATCTCATATCTTCCCAACCAATACAATCTGTTTGCCTTAGTGGCAGAAATAATATCACTCTTAACCATATCTTTATTTACACTTTCAAATTTCTCTAATAATCTTCTTAAAAACAAAAAATACTCTCTTATATCCCTATTTTATTTTGTCATGACCCAAGTATCTTTGAATCCGCCACCCTGTGATGAGTTGACTACAAAAGAGTTCGGATTGCGCGAGAAACGGGTCAGTCCGCTCTTCCATACCTTGGTTTCCTTACCGCTCACCACAAAGGCACGAAGGTCTGCCTTGCGCCAAACCAGTTTGCCATCTTCCAGAATCTCCAGATCCTTGAAATCGATTACTTCCTGTGCTATCCATCTTCTTGGATATTTGA
This Segatella copri DSM 18205 DNA region includes the following protein-coding sequences:
- a CDS encoding circularly permuted type 2 ATP-grasp protein is translated as MDEEPILHNAPTYLPYFKEDYDYVLKHIDRLVIKDVSEAGGYGVVFGSNLSPEKLEELKQLIIKYPRRWIAQEVIDFKDLEILEDGKLVWRKADLRAFVVSGKETKVWKSGLTRFSRNPNSFVVNSSQGGGFKDTWVMTK
- a CDS encoding M14 family metallopeptidase, translated to MIKTIVSTELPVNERYLIRKNIISNGEGKKRICIVTGTHGDELEGQMVCYLMARLLNEQQENLDGTVEIYPALNPLGIDTIQRGIPNFDLDMNRIFPGDKNGTMAEQAAYSIIEDLKGADLVIDVHSSNLYLRETPQVRINVLNEKELVPLAQEMGVDFVWVHDAATVLEATLAHSLNSTGTKCLVVEMGVGERINHSMCFRLRDGILHLMHEMGMWKGEAPADHLADSIVCKGNKVEFLNAETSGIFITELKCGFMVEKSQEIGQIVEPLTGKILSRVISPVDGYLFTIRAYPIVYEGSLMARIYHEN
- a CDS encoding transglutaminase domain-containing protein gives rise to the protein MKKYIYNYQTVVGFNQPVSRHAILLRAQPAQGAYMNIEEEHLLLPPSFHIQRGTDQLGNRIVYGCEHEPHSSLVTVSTGIVSMSDYQVPLDAIPLMAYREPTPLTYLSQEQVEEALAEASSLGDSNLEKASHPLQTALSICHFVHETMSYVPDVTTSDTPVSELIKTHQGVCQDFAHLMISLCRLRGIPARYACGFMEGEGETHAWVEACDGHAWYGFDPTNDVEMKLGYVKLAHGRDASDCPVSRGIYMGNALQNTEVSVLLKEI
- a CDS encoding alpha-E domain-containing protein, translated to MVKSDIISATKANRLYWLGRYEMRVYLTLHQLNKCCDEMIDGSPEAYHAVWTKLDAMGNYKTNDEFILGMLYDENNPSSVISAQECAMDNAILLREDIMSETLSYLEMSVALMKRCKEQNDKQLASLQPVIDWSLAFWGSAEQRIQNHNALNIVMIGRNVENLDILIRFGYPFRRVALAYESLKRYCVEDHLDILDENMVHQLDALITEEHFNLDDQEYKFKLIKYINQLVRV